The following proteins are co-located in the Cardiocondyla obscurior isolate alpha-2009 linkage group LG12, Cobs3.1, whole genome shotgun sequence genome:
- the LOC139107157 gene encoding neuropeptide CCHamide-2 receptor-like translates to MRAGGYFNISVNQNAFELDNIEFDYNEYVPYAQRPETYIVPVIFSLILVVGVVGNGILILILLCHTNMRNIPNTYVLSLALGDLLVIITCVPFTSIVYTIESWPWGLTICKLSECAKDISIGVSVFTLAALSAERYCAIVNPIRRHVAGLSAKPLTILTASLIWVLAIVFAMPAALFSYVSSVPLRGNHSILVCNPFPEEFGDVYEKGMVMFKFLVYYVIPLCVIAGFYLGMAWHLALSTRNMPGELPRGDLHVEQIRARKRVSKMVVCFIIVFVICFLPYHIFMLWFHFCPTARDDYDDYWHAFRIIGFCLSFSNSCVNPIAIYLISRTFRQQFNKYLCFCLPASSTICGRNRMESSIIRGHGVFSQRTRPMFCETSFESTFRRRTQEFNSTGVFEMGSLDTTKPSVGDRK, encoded by the exons ATGAGGGCAGGtggttattttaatataagcgTAAACCAAAATGCTTTTGAACTGGATAATATTGAATTCGATTATAACGAATACGTGCCGTATGCTCAAAGACCCGAGACTTACATCGTACCCGTcatattttcgttaattttggTCGTAGGCGTAGTAGGAAATGGTATCTTGATTCTCATTTTGCTATGTCACACCAATATGAGAAATATACCAAATACGTACGTGTTATCTTTAGCTTTGGGCGATTTGCTG GTCATTATAACTTGCGTACCTTTTACCTCAATTGTTTACACGATCGAATCGTGGCCATGGGGGTTGACTATCTGCAAACTATCTGAATGTGCTAAAGACATATCGATTGGCGTATCGGTATTTACTTTAGCTGCATTGTCAGCCGAAAG ATATTGCGCCATCGTGAACCCTATTCGTCGCCACGTGGCAGGTTTAAGCGCAAAACCACTTACCATTTTAACGGCATCCCTTATTTGGGTCTTAGCGATTGTCTTTGCCATGCCCGCCGCGCTCTTCTCCTACGTATCATCTGTGCCATTAAGAGGAAACCACAGCATTTTAGTCTGCAACCCTTTCCCCGAAGAATTTG GGGACGTTTACGAAAAGGGAATGGTAATGTTCAAATTTTTGGTATATTACGTAATACCGTTGTGCGTGATAGCTGGGTTCTACTTAGGTATGGCATGGCATCTAGCATTGTCGACCAGAAACATGCCAGGCGAACTTCCCCGTGGCGATCTTCACGTTGAACAAATAAGGGCGCGCAAAagg GTGAGCAAAATGGTAGTGTGCTTCATAATCGTTTTCGTGATTTGTTTTCTGCCGTACCATATATTTATGCTGTGGTTCCACTTTTGCCCCACGGCTCGTGACGATTATGACGATTACTGGCACGCTTTCCGGATAATTGGCTTTTGCCTCAGTTTCAGCAATAGCTGTGTCAATCCCATAGCTATCTATTTAATTAGTCGCACATTTCGTCAACA ATTCAATAAATACTTGTGCTTCTGTCTACCGGCTAGCTCCACTATATGTGGCAGAAATCGAATGGAAAGCAGTATAATTCGCGGACACGGTGTCTTTTCCCAAAGAACTCGGCCTATGTTTTGTGAGACGAGTTTTGAGTCGACCTTTCGAAGGCGTACTCAGGAATTCAACTCGACCGGAGTATTCGAGATGGGTAGCTTAGACACGACCAAGCCTAGCGTTGGCGATCgtaaataa
- the LOC139107159 gene encoding uncharacterized protein, translating to MKRYSSAPCLEDVGNDAKRTKGTEEYADPNTREYLQLALARVLELQRELRDGTYDGEIDNGSDQDVSGSDEDITKEIFTKVFQDLPGTPSSFTKVVDRETRWKNHRMDAIHSKRIQLLGFDTCRRMALEFMRTIMRESRGRSSSLNKVQLNDFQRNESLHLQNGILTSDFHKREANAQEIRVRMLRSLDLHLAAKQRDYTSKLMRSGI from the exons ATGAAGAGATATTCATCg GCACCTTGCTTAGAGGATGTAGGCAACGATGCTAAAAGGACTAAGGGGACCGAGGAATACGCg GATCCAAATACAAGAGAATATCTCCAGTTGGCTTTAGCCAGAGTCCTAGAATTACAACGAGAACTCAGAGACGGCACATACGATGGTGAAATCGATAATGGTAGCGATCAGG ATGTGTCGGGCAGTGACGAGGATATAACAAAGGAAATTTTTACCAAAGTGTTTCAAGATCTACCTGGAACGCCCAGTTCTTTTACTAAAGTAGTAGATCGAGAAACACGCTGGAAAAATCATCGTATGGATGCTATTCATAGTAAAAGGATACAATTACTAGGTTTCGATACTTGTCGGAGAATGGCTCTTGAATTTATGAGAACCATCATGCGAGAATCGCGAGGCAGATCGTCCTCGTTAAATAAGGTTCAACTCAATGATTTTCAACGAAACGAATCGTTACATTTGCAAAATGGAATTCTGACGAGTGATTTTCACAAACGGGAGGCAAACGCGCAAGAAATTAGAGTGAGGATGTTGAGGAGTTTGGATTTGCACTTGGCTGCCAAACAAAGGGATTACACTTCTAAATTAATGAGATCGGGTATTTAA